A stretch of Malus sylvestris chromosome 11, drMalSylv7.2, whole genome shotgun sequence DNA encodes these proteins:
- the LOC126590610 gene encoding ankyrin repeat-containing protein At5g02620-like — MEAEAASAEQPQAAAQPTLPRKKMTKQLTGKRDDTPLHSGARSGSMAVVMDILENTEEGALKELLTKQNSSDETALYIAAEYGYVDLVREMIKYYDLADAGIKARNGFDAFHIAAKQGDMDVLNVLMEAHPELTMTVDLSNTTALHTAAAQGHIEVVNFLLEAGSSLATIAKSNGKTALHSAARNGHLEVLVAFLDKEPGIATRVDKKGQTALHMAAKGQNLEVVEQLINADPSLINMADNKDNTALHIATRKGRGEIVKTLLEHSETNTRAVNKSAETALDTAEKTGNSDIKAFLQERGVQSAKEIKPQARNPARELKQTVSDIKHEVHHQLEHTRQTRRRVQGIAKRLHKMHSEGLNNAINSNTVVAVLIATVTFAAIFQIPGQYVDDPGDIPKGQSLGEANIAPKLAFIIFFIFDSIALFISLAVVVVQTSVVVIESKAKKQMMAIINKLMWLACVLVSVAFLALSFVVVGEQKWLAIGVTIIGTVIMAATLGTMCFWVVRHRIEAKNMRSIGRTSLDSRSRSWSLSAVMSESELLNNDYKKMYAI, encoded by the exons ATGGAGGCAGAGGCGGCCTCGGCTGAGCAGCCGCAGGCGGCGGCGCAGCCAACCTTGCCCCGGAAGAAGATGACGAAGCAGTTAACAGGAAAGCGCGATGACACGCCTTTGCATTCCGGAGCGAGGTCAGGAAGCATGGCGGTGGTGATGGATATCCTTGAAAATACAGAAGAGGGTGCGTTGAAGGAGTTATTGACAAAGCAGAACTCATCTGATGAAACAGCACTATATATTGCTGCAGAATATGGTTATGTTGATTTGGTCAGGGAGATGATCAAGTACTATGATCTCGCTGACGCCGGAATCAAAGCGAGAAACGGGTTTGATGCGTTCCACATTGCTGCCAAACAAGGGGATATGG ATGTGTTGAATGTGCTTATGGAGGCTCATCCGGAATTGACCATGACGGTGGATCTATCAAACACCACGGCTTTGCACACAGCTGCGGCGCAAGGGCATATCGAGGTGGTGAACTTTCTGTTGGAAGCAGGAAGCAGCCTGGCAACCATTGCTAAAAGCAATGGCAAGACCGCGCTGCATTCTGCGGCGAGAAATGGTCATTTGGAGGTTCTGGTAGCGTTTTTGGACAAGGAGCCTGGTATCGCAACACGTGTGGATAAGAAGGGGCAAACGGCACTTCACATGGCGGCTAAGGGGCAGAATCTTGAGGTGGTGGAGCAGTTGATTAACGCAGATCCTTCTTTGATAAACATGGCGGATAACAAAGACAATACCGCATTGCATATAGCTACTCGGAAGGGTAGAGGGGAG ATTGTGAAGACGCTACTCGAACACAGTGAAACCAACACAAGGGCAGTAAACAAGTCTGCAGAAACTGCCCTTGACACTGCCGAGAAAACTGGGAACTCGGACATTAAAGCTTTTCTCCAAGAGCGCGGTGTCCAGAGTGCTAAAGAAATCAAGCCACAAGCAAGAAACCCAGCTCGAGAGCTGAAACAAACAGTGAGTGACATCAAGCACGAAGTCCACCACCAGCTAGAACACACTCGCCAAACCAGAAGACGCGTCCAAGGCATTGCCAAACGCCTTCACAAAATGCACTCGGAAGGCCTCAACAATGCCATAAACTCAAACACTGTCGTGGCTGTCCTCATTGCCACGGTCACCTTTGCAGCAATTTTCCAAATCCCTGGCCAATACGTTGATGACCCTGGAGACATTCCCAAGGGGCAGTCACTTGGCGAGGCAAACATTGCTCCCAAACTCGCCTTCATAATCTTCTTCATCTTCGACTCCATTGCGCTTTTCATTTCTCTTGCTGTCGTGGTGGTGCAAACTTCAGTGGTGGTAATCGAGAGCAAGGCGAAGAAGCAGATGATGGCGATCATCAACAAGCTGATGTGGTTGGCTTGCGTGCTTGTTTCCGTGGCATTTTTGGCGCTCTCTTTCGTTGTGGTGGGCGAACAGAAGTGGCTAGCAATTGGAGTAACAATCATAGGAACTGTAATTATGGCTGCAACTTTAGGGACTATGTGTTTCTGGGTAGTTAGGCATCGGATTGAGGCGAAAAACATGAGGAGCATTGGGAGAACATCGTTGGACAGCAGATCGCGATCGTGGTCGTTGTCTGCAGTAATGTCTGAATCTGAGCTCCTCAACAATGACTATAAGAAGATGTATGCAATTTGA